Within the Podarcis muralis chromosome W, rPodMur119.hap1.1, whole genome shotgun sequence genome, the region ctaaatcagttgtagaaatatagacaacattcaaaaagtaaaaaattattaCCCAATGTAATGTTCCAGTGGTGACATTAACAGTGTATGTAAGGGCATTTCTGTGATTTTTGTAGTGCAactcatgatttttgtggtgcaggctgtgcccctggacatgatgtatgatttgacggtgagtttgggttgtcCCGATGCAAAAAGCACGAGGATGCATGAGGAtacgtgcttcaaaaccatgttttggggccatggcgttgccaggaAGCCGTTGATACTGGCTtcttgtggtgcaggctgtgcccctggacatgatgtgtgatttgacggtgatttaggggtggcccagtgcaaaacgtgtgaggatccatgaggatccttgcttcaaaaccacgtttttgggccacggtatgaccaggaagctgtggatccgagttttctgtggtgcaggctgtgcccctggacatgatgtgtgatttgatggtgatttaggtgtagcccaatgcaaaaagcgtgaggatccatgaggatccgtgcttcaaaaccatgtttttgggccatgttgtggccaggaagccatggatcctagttttttgtggtgcaggctgtgcccctggacatgatgtgtgatttgacggtgatttAGGGGTGGCCCAGTACAAAacgtgtgaggatccatgaggatccttgcttcaaaaccacgtttttgggccacggtatgaacaggaagctgtggatccgagttttctgtggtgcaggctgtgcccctggacatgatgtgtgatttgatggtgatttaggtgtagcccaatgcaaaaagcgtgaggatccatgaggatccgtgcttcaaaaccatgtttttgggccatgttgtggccaggaagccatggatcctagttttttgtggtgcaggctgtgcccctggccataaggtgtgatttgacggtgagtttggggtggcccaatgctaAAATCGtcaggatccatgaggatccgtgcttcgaaaccacgtttttgggccatgaatttgccaggaagccgtggatccgtgatttttgtgttgcgtgctgtgcccatggccatgatgtttgatctgatggtgactttgggctgatctagtgcaaaaatcatgaggatccatgaggatccgtgttttttaaccatgtttttgcgcccctgTGGCCCCACAAAatagtgggtgcatgatttttttgatgctgtctacagagtaagacatggtctacactacagtatcatggtggttttatttaatttgtatgaaaAAAATCATATGACTTCACGAGGATTCgtctagatccgccttttacctttttcctattttatttggTAAAGCCCAAATTACATTATTGGGAAAATTTCTTGAAAAGCGAGGGGCTGCGAGCACCAGCCTGCCCTTTAGAGCTTTTGGTAATGCGTCCGCGCAGGCGCGTGGTGTGTGTGTCCCATCCTACTTTCGCTTCTCCTCCGATAGCATATTCCCATTGAAAGCCGTAAATATTAGTTCATAGACCCACAGCCATGGCGACCAATTAGCACGCGCGGGAAGAACTCTCTAGCTACCCGATGGGAGGAGGAAGTTAAATGCTTACGCCCTTTTCGACACCTATGCAGTAACTCAATTTTCTCCTTTCCTCGATGGGCAGCTTCTGCAGCCAACGCACCCGTTTTCTTTAGAGACGATTGTACGCTTGCGCGGCTTCTTGCGCACGCTCACACAGGAAGTAGGCGACGGGGCGGGAAAAAGGTCTACACCTCTGGTGGCCGCgggaaaggagaaagggagggggaggggagggaggagaaaaaaggTTTATTTGCGCCTGCGCAGAGCTTGCTCTTCCCTCACCAAAAGCAGGAGGCAGCTCTCGCTGTGTGGAGTTAGCTTGAGGGGCCCTCAGGTTCTGCCGCCGCCACCCCGTTTTCTCACACGCGAAGGAAGAGCCAGGAGGAGTAGGAGCAGCGGGTTGAGCTAAGGCCGGTGTGAGGTGAGGCTCCTCCGCTTGTTCAGCCTCACGTCcgtgtctgcctgcctctctctcgcTTTCCCcgcttctctttcccaacatgtCGGCGCCGGCGGCCAAAGTCAGCCAGAAGGAACTCAACTCCAACCACGACGGGACCGACGAAATCTCAGGTACAAAGGCCGAAAACGGGGGTTTGTGTGGAACGTGGAAATGGTGGGCGGTGCCCTGCGGGCGGGAGTGAAGCGCGAGAGACATTCAGGTTCTTTTGCACCTCCGCAGCCGCCATCTTCTCCAGAAACAGCAGTTGCAGCCACCACAGGAGGCGGGAAGGGGAAGAACGCTTtggagctgcgggggggggggggctcgctcGTGTGGGCCGGATGTGTAGGACGCGGCGGCTACAGCCAAGCAAGGAAAAGGAGACCATGTTAAAATTCTTTTGTCTTCCACGCGGTGGACACTCGCTCGCTTGTTCTCCCTTCGTTCCTTTACTTTTCTCGCTTCTCttgcagcagcggcagctgcaGTAAGAGGCCTCATTTTTCGTTCCCTTTTCGTCTTTTTCTCTCCACATCCTCGCGGACTCCTCGGGAACTCTGCTCCCCGGCCCCCTTTTTGCTTGCCCGCCATGATTGGCTTTTCTGCGCGGCATGGCTTCGGGTTACCGCAGCTTTTGCATTTTGGAGGGTAGTAGCGcgttttggtgtggtttttttttttgggggggggagggaagctccTGTGCTTCCTACATTCATGTTTTTGTATATATATtccggaagccgcccagagtggctggggcagccagatgggcagactacaaataaattactattatgtGGATCGCTAATTCCACCACTACCACGTGCGGCTGTGGCGTGGCTTTCTCGACTAAATCTCTTTGTAACTTTTTGCAGCGCAATCTGTTATTCTGGCTTAATCCTCTCtaacaaaataatataaatacacTTAGATTTCCAGTgctgcagcttaaaaaaaaaaaggtgtttggTTTTTAACGTGACTATAGTTTTCCATGTATTGGAGAGAAGCGCCCCCCCTTAAGTCGCGCTGCTTgtagccccgccccccccccccccctcgttggATGGCAGAGACCAGCCTACAAGAGAGTTCCCACCGTCCGGGTCTGCGCACGTGTTTCCTCCGCCTTCATTTTTACCCgccttaaaaaataattaaaaaaaaactggagGGATGAACTGCAAGGTGATTGTGCTTCGGTTGCCTTCAATTGCACGTGAGTGAGGCACGTTGTACAGTACAGATGAGTAGGTCGTGCAAAATTAAAACTTGGTCCCAAGTAAATTGTATGGAATTGCAGCCTTAGGTAGGCCATAGGTGAAGTGGGCATGGGGGATCCTCCTAGAAAACTTTTCTGTCTAGGTTTGTGGGATCCTGCCTTCTGGGTTTTTTAATAGCTGCTTCACACTGCCTTTCTGTTATCCTAAAGCATGCTCACCTACTCAACTCtgtgttttatttcataaaaaaatagTAATCCAGGAAATCAATGTGTTCCCAAGTATGTTATAGTTTTTCAGTTAAGTTAAACTGGTCAGTTGTATAGTTGAACAAGCTTTTGGATCTATTTAAAGTGCCCTGAATGGTCTTAAAGCTTACTATACTGTCTTTTAGATGAGCATGACTGGCAAGTTGAGAAATTTTTGAACAAGCAAAATATGTTTCACTGGAGCAAGAAAGCTAAAATAGTGGCAATATCTTGATCTGGAGGGATTTGGCAACaggtttgggtggcatgcttatttgtgttGGGATAAAGTCAAAGTTCATAGAGGTTTTTTGAACCACATAATAAGAAGTAAGGCTAAATTACTCTCCAAAATGTATAGACTCTTACTGGATTGGGAAGTGCTAGAGGAGGAGGTTAAATCTGTGACAATTCAGTGGTCTAaagactttggttataatatttAGATGGCATCTTGGGAAAAGCTTTGGAAAAAGGACAAAGTTTACGGCTTGCTATACGGTAAAAGAAAACTACATGGCGATGTTCTGCTGATTGTACATTATGCCAAGTAAGCTGGTGACAGTGTATAAAACCAGCTCAAATctttgctggagatgcaaagaatcAGAGGGAACAatgtaccacatgtggtggaaatgtaaaaagattttaaaaactgTTGGGAAACTATAATgagctttaaaaaatgttcaaattAACTGTCATCAAAAAGCCGGAAGCCTTTTTTAGGTATTATTGCTGCAGATATACCAAAAGAATTAAGAAAGATGTATGCAACTACTGCAGTGAGAATATTAGTAGCTAGATGGTGGGCGGGAGATAAAACAACTAAATTGGAATGGCAGGTGAAGTTATTTGAATATGtagaattggcaaagatgacagggaaaatcaGGAATCAAACCAAgagtttaacaaagaatgggatttatatatttaaaagaacattgttcTCAGATAAAATCTTTGAAATGTCTTGAATAACTTCTGCAACAAAATATTCTACCAAGAATATGGACAATTAACGGTAAGTTTAAAAATATGCAATTATGCAGTCAACAAAGTAATGATGGACCCATATTGAGGATGACGGAAGTCACAATATACAGAAGAATCATATTTTCTATGTAAAAATTTCTTTGTATGTGAGgtgatttgttttcttgttttgtggTGGAGGGatttaatatttaaaatcaataaagattaaaaaaaagtggCAATATCATCAATAATGTTGAAAAATATTTTGTGAATAGACAAGAACAGCTCTTTTTACCTGTAGACTTGGGCCCAGATTTTGGATTAAAGTTTTTCAGCACAGTATTATGCTAGTTTATACtcaggattttctttttttaaaaaacacacaacaaaaacccTTAACTTCCCATTTtaagtgtgcaaaggattgcagcTTAAGGAAGAAAATACTATGTTTCTTTGTTAAAATATATCCTCAGGAAAGGGGAGTTTGAGCAACTGAATACATAGTCAAAAAGCACTGCAGATTGAGAAACATTCAGGTCATCCATCCACAATATGGATACTTGCATTGAATTGTGTTACTAATTGGAATTTGACTTGAGCCACTTTTTTTCCAGACAAAGAGCAACAGGAAGCAATTGAACATATTGATGAAGTACAGAATGAAATAGACAGGTAACCCAGATGGTGTTGTAGCTGTTTTTTTAGAATACACTTGAAACTACTCTACATATATTATAATAATGTAGATATTCCATAAAACAGCATTGCTTGTAACATCTGAAGTCTGTTTCATGGTTAGACACAGTTTCATCTCTTAATAAAAAGATGAAAAGGAAACTGTTCGGAGCCATAAGAAGCTCTTACCTTTTGGACAGAGATGTTCATAAATTATGTGAGCCAAGGCTCCTTAATCAGAAATGCTGGCTATGGGTGTGCAAGGAGGAAAAAGCCCATGCCTCCCCCCCATCCCACTACCAGCAGCAACAAATGCAGCCTAGCTACTGAAACTACATAACTTTCAGCCTGTCAGCTTGATTGCATGCTTTCTTGATTCTCTTCTGTGGATTTTACATAAGCTATAAAAGTATTTCAAAAGTGCAGGGGATTGAAAAATAAATCAATGGGAAactaaattgttttattttttattccttttatgCACACCTAGTGTCAGCAATCAAACAGGCAAATTGGGCCATTGTAATGCTGAATTTTCTGAGTTAGTAAAGAATTTAGAGCCACAGGTAAAACAGATTTATATGTGGGAAATGCTGTGCAGCATGGTAGCATACTGTACTTTACTCTGTCAACTTTGACCTGAGAATGTGTACTACTGTACAGTTAGGACTGACTTCATCACCATTCAGATATTTGGTTCTGATCTGTAAGGATAGATTTGTGTTGTGTGTTTAGTGTTGTGGCTTGTTTGAACCAAAAATGCCACACTTCATTGAACACATCAACTGAAGACCCAGTTCTGTTGGTTTCAGATTAAATCTtctaatttaaaaaaatctgttgaaTTCCATGCTGCTTTGATACTTCCCTTAAACCTCAGATTTCCCACTGTGTTTGTATATTGTCTTTGCTATATAGACTGAATGAACAAGCCAGTGAGGAAATTTTGAAAGTAGAACAGAAGTACAACAAACTCCGCCAACCATTCTTTCAGAAGAGGTCAGAATTGATCGCCAAAATCCCAAATTTTTGGGTAACAACATTTGTCAACCACCCACAAGGTATGCTAAAGTCCTATATTTTCTTAAAGCTTAATTTTATAAGCTTATTTGTAATAATTTTGTAAAGTGACTTCCAATATTCAATATCCTATCCCAACAAGACAGCCTATCAAAAAATAGCTTAGATGTACTCTTTCCCAAATGTGAAGTCTGTGATTCAAATTCCTAAATACTAGTTTTCATTTCAATTATTTGGTTGTATTGAGCAGTGTTGTTGAGTTGGCAGCAAGGCTTCTGTCAGTGGAACCTCTGAAGAAGTTAGGAGGAGGAGTTGCTCCTGGAGGCAACGCAGTTCACTTAAACTTCAGGCCTCAATAGTCTGTAAACGTAGTTCAGAAATAATTCATTAGAAATTAGGTTGTATTAGTTGATTGGTGCATATGGCCTGTAACAACTTACTATGGACATAGTTTGAAAACCCTGAAGCAAGATATATTTTGGAGAAGAGCACAACTGTAAgtttaagaaataaaattaagtagGGTGGTGGTGCTAAAGAATATGGAAAACAAACTTTGGATGGAAATTTTTGTAATTTTGATAGTATCTGCACTTTTGGGAGAAGAAGATGAGGAAGCTCTCCATTATTTGACCAGAGTTGAGGTGACGGAGTTTGAAGACATCAAATCAGGTTACAGAATAGATTTTGTAAGTAAAGGTGTGCTGCACCTTCCTTACCACCTATGTGGATGGCTGAGAGAACAGCCTGATAACTCCCCGAGGCCTTGCTTTGAAATCCATATGCCTTGTATTGGTAGCTACATTTTATGTTCTCTTGACTGCAGTATTTTGATGAGAATCCATATTTTGAAAACAAGATGCTCTCTAAAGAGTTTCATCTGAACGAGAGTGGGGACCCATCATCAAAATCAAGTGAAATCAAATGGAAATCTGGGAAGGTATGTAGCTGTTTGTGTTTCTTTAAATCAGTGTCTATTTTGAAACAGTGTTTCTTTTCCCTGCGTGATTCGTGATTCTAGCCACTAGTAAAGGCAGTGGCTGTTTTTGGTGTGCCCAATACGTGCACAACTGCACACATGCCAAACACAGAATTGACCCAAAAAGAATCACAAAAGGAGGGGTGCAGTATGGGGCAGCCTTACATGGACCCTGCCAACAAGGAGGGGGGTGGTCTGGAACATAACAGTCACACAAATCGGTTGCTGCCTGTACCATCTTCGCCAGCTAGAATGGTTTCCTCCAGACATGGGTGCAACAAAGCATGATTGTACCTCTGTTGTGGAGTTAAGGTTGTTCTGTGTTTCAGAGCTGAAAACAATGCTAATATACcgtatttcacatctggcaacccatGCGCCCctctggtttcagatagtacatgagtagacaagtctaaaaagctctaggaggcttagttcaGTCAGAATAGAGTAtatacttccagagttaatgctaaatacattacttcggTAAATGACCTACCATAGCTGCTAAAGGACCATGAAATATTTGTGTCCCAGTCTTTTTAGACTCGCCTATCCATATCCTTTCTGAAATCAAAGGGGAACATTGTTTGCCAGGTGTGAATTTTTttagctctcctaccccactaagtGAAATTCATAAGCTACTCCTGAGATTGGTACGAGAACCTTATGAAGCAAATAATACATGTGAAGACCAATCTGTGGGTTGTAGCCAGTGTTAGTCATACTTGGAGtagttccattgaaattaatgagcattcagtgggtctcctctgagtagaacttagttgagtGCAACCCTTTTTATAGTGTGAAGGGAAATGGTTAATCTATAAAAGAGCATGGTATTAGTCTACTGCTGAGAGATGGAAAAGGGACAAGCATATACAAATCTTAAAAGCTAATTGCTTCAATTTATTCAtccatttatatacattttttattcTGCTCTTCCAGGTTGCTCAGAGTAGCATATATGGTTCCTCCCTTCTGTCCtcacaacaactttgtgaggcaggttagactCTGAGAACTGACTGGCCTAATGCCATCCATTCAGTTTCATGGCTGATTGAGGATTTGAGTGTTGTGTTGTAACCAGTGTGCTACACTGGTTATGAGTAACTCTTATAAAGAGACCCGAGGAGGGTTGGATGTCAAATTTTAGTAACTCAGTTGTTTGACCTTTGCTACTTGTCTGGCCTAGAATTGTCAGAAGATTCATATTAAGAAGGGCAAATCTGGTAGGTTTATTCCTCCCCCTATCAAATATTTTAATGGAGAGAACCAATAATGCTGTGATTGGGTTGTTCACAAGGGGATGTGACCCTGTTGTAAAAGTACAGCTGATGGTCATGGGATATTCTTAATGAGAAGCTATGTTTCCTTCAACACTCTGGAATTCTCTACTGTGTTAATGTGTTGCATCACATCTACACAATTTAAAGTGCCCTTATAccacttccccaaagaatctagggaactatagtttaagggtgctaagagttgggacatccttaacaaactacaattcttaGCGTTCTTCATATGGAAGCCTTGACTGTTGAAGTGGTATGAGTGCTTTAAGTGTGTGCTGTGGAAGAAGTGACCTTTGTAGAACTACTTCAAAATGGCCAGATTGTTTGTTATGTCTCAGGTGCTTAGTCTTTGTTTTTCCAAATGGCCACTTTTTCCTGAAATTGATAGGGATATCAAAATCAGTTTGATGTTCCTTATCACACAATCCTATTCAGTAAGTGGCTTGGTAGTCTCTGAATAAAGATGACAAATAGCAGTCACGTAAGTTAAAGTGAATGCTTTTTTGATGGAAAAACTCATTTTCAAAAGAAAGTTATGATttctctgtgtgggttttgttaAAGGATCTGACAAAGCGTTCAAGTCAGACACAGAACAAGGCCAGCAGAAAGAGGCAGCATGAAGAACCCGAGAGTTTCTTCACTTGGTTCACTGACCATTCTGATGCTGGTGCTGATGAACTAGGAGAGGTCATTAAAGATGACATCTGGCCGAACCCATTACAGTACTACTTGGTAAGGGTCTTCTAATGAGTTTACACCATGCTTGTAGCAGGGTGTTTATGGCTGGTTTAAGACAAATAATCTAACAGTAGCATATATTGTTGTTCTTTGAATAAGGTTCCTGATATGGATGATGAAGAAGGTGAAGGAGAGGAAGATGACGATGATGAGGAAGAAGGAGGCTTGGAGGACATTGATGAGGAAGGTGACGATGATGAGGGtgaagatgatgaagatgatgacgagggagaaggagaggttgGAATGATTGATATTTTCCATTTAGCAATGGCTTGTTAATAGCATTGTAGAAttagaaaggaccctgaggatcatctagtctaaccccctgcatttcaggaatgtgcagctgtcccatacagggataaAACCTGCATCCTTGGTGATATCAGTACCACTTTCTAACCAACTtaccttgtaataataataataataataataataataataataataataataataacaataacaataataataataataatttattatttataccccgcccatctggctgggcctccccagccactctgggcgacttccataaaaaccaaaaatacagtaaaacatcacacgttaaaaacttccctgaacagggctgccttaagatgtcttctgaatgtcaggtagttgtttatcgctttgacatctgctggaagggcgttccacagggcgggcgccactaccgagaaggccctctgcctggttccctgtaacttggcctctcgcagtgagggaaccgccagaaggccctcggaactggacctcagtgtccgggcagaatgatgggggaggagacgctccttcaggtatactgggccgaggccgtttaaggctttaaaggtcagcaccaacactttgaattgtgctcggaaacgtactgggagccaatgtaggtctttcaagaccggtgttatatggtctcggcggccgcccccagtcaccagtctagctgccgcattctggattagttgtagtttccgagtcaccttcaaaggtagccccacgta harbors:
- the LOC144326252 gene encoding protein SET-like isoform X1 yields the protein MSAPAAKVSQKELNSNHDGTDEISDKEQQEAIEHIDEVQNEIDRLNEQASEEILKVEQKYNKLRQPFFQKRSELIAKIPNFWVTTFVNHPQVSALLGEEDEEALHYLTRVEVTEFEDIKSGYRIDFYFDENPYFENKMLSKEFHLNESGDPSSKSSEIKWKSGKDLTKRSSQTQNKASRKRQHEEPESFFTWFTDHSDAGADELGEVIKDDIWPNPLQYYLVPDMDDEEGEGEEDDDDEEEGGLEDIDEEGDDDEGEDDEDDDEGEGEEDEGEDD
- the LOC144326252 gene encoding protein SET-like isoform X2, with product MNCKVIVLRLPSIAHKEQQEAIEHIDEVQNEIDRLNEQASEEILKVEQKYNKLRQPFFQKRSELIAKIPNFWVTTFVNHPQVSALLGEEDEEALHYLTRVEVTEFEDIKSGYRIDFYFDENPYFENKMLSKEFHLNESGDPSSKSSEIKWKSGKDLTKRSSQTQNKASRKRQHEEPESFFTWFTDHSDAGADELGEVIKDDIWPNPLQYYLVPDMDDEEGEGEEDDDDEEEGGLEDIDEEGDDDEGEDDEDDDEGEGEEDEGEDD